From one Rhodamnia argentea isolate NSW1041297 chromosome 1, ASM2092103v1, whole genome shotgun sequence genomic stretch:
- the LOC115726503 gene encoding ABC transporter I family member 10 has translation MNLLAPLHSSPTHSSLVRSNPLSRVNACDDIAIEARNVNFSIPTRQGASAPILKDCSISIPSGQLWMLLGPNGCGKSTLLKILAGILTPTKGKVYVRRPRSFVLQNPDHQVIMPTVEADVAFGLGKSNLTQEEIRSKVFQALDAVGMSDYMQRPIQTLSGGQKQRIAIAGALAEACKVLLLDELTTFLDEMDQIGVIKAVKNSLDKSEEVTALWVTHRLEELEYADGAIYMEDGKVVSYGDPVRITDFIKAKQAAYINDINC, from the exons ATGAATCTCCTCGCTCCTCTTCACTCTTCGCCCACTCATTCTTCCCTTGTCCGCTCAAATCCACTCTCCAG GGTCAATGCTTGTGACGACATCGCCATTGAAGCTCGGAACGTGAACTTCTCTATTCCGACGAGGCAGGGGGCGTCGGCGCCCATTCTCAAGGACTGCTCCATAAGCATTCCTTCGGGGCAACTCTGGATGCTTCTTGGTCCTAATGGTTGTGGAAAGTCAActcttttgaag ATTCTTGCTGGTATTTTGACTCCAACTAAAGGGAAGGTGTATGTCAGACGGCCCAGAAGTTTTGTTCTCCAAAATCCTGACCATCAG GTTATAATGCCGACTGTGGAAGCAGATGTTGCATTTGGCCTTGGCAAGTCCAACCTTACCCAAGAGGAAATAAGGTCCAAGGTGTTTCAAGCTTTGGATGCTGTGGGCATGTCTGACTACATGCAA AGACCAATTCAAACCCTCAGTGGTGGTCAAAAACAGAGGATAGCCATTGCGGGGGCCTTGGCTGAAGCATGTAAAGTTCTGTTATTAGATGAGCTCACGACATTCTTAGATGAAATGGATCAG ATTGGTGTGATCAAAGCAGTAAAAAATTCTCTAGACAAATCGGAAGAAGTTACTGCATTATGGGTGACTCATCGGCTGGAGGAGCTAGAGTATGCAGATGGTGCCATTTATATGGAAGATGGGAAAGTTGTTTCTTATGGAGATCCGGTCAGAATTACAGATTTCATCAAAGCTAAGCAAGCAGCCTATATCAATGACATAAATTGTTGA
- the LOC115726501 gene encoding GDP-mannose transporter GONST1 isoform X1, which produces MKPLENGESDLEGGRFGKDRERATRTGRTFKVHNQALLSGLAYCISSCSMILVNKFVLSSYDFNAGISLMLYQNLISVIIVSTLSIFGVISTEPLTVKLIKVWLPVNVIFVGMLITSMFSLKYINVAMVTVLKNVTNVITAIGEMYLFNKHHDNRVWAALFLMIISAISGGITDLSFHAIGYAWQIANCFLTASYSLTLRRVMDTAKQVTKSGNLNEFSMVLLNNTLSLPLGVILICVFNEVDYLIKTPLLRLPTFWLVMTFSGILGLAISFTSMWFLHQTGATTYSLVGSLNKIPLSIAGIFLFKVPTSLENSASILFGLLAGVIFARAKIRERS; this is translated from the exons ATGAAACCTTTGGAAAATGGAGAATCTGATTTGGAAGGTGGAAGGTTTGGAAAAGACAGAGAAAGGGCGACGAGAACTGGAAGGACATTTAAAGTGCACAACCAGGCCTTGTTATCTGGGCTTGCATATTGCATATCATCCTGCAGCATGATCCTGGTCAACAAGTTTGTACTTTCCAGCTATGATTTCAATGCAGGCATATCCTTGATGCTATACCAG AATCTTATCTCAGTTATCATTGTGTCTACATTGAGCATTTTCGGTGTGATATCAACAGAACCGCTGACGGTCAAATTGATTAAGGTCTGGTTGCCTGTGAACGTCATATTTGTTGGAATGCTCATTACAAGCATGTTTAg CTTGAAGTACATTAATGTTGCCATGGTTACTGTCCTGAAGAATGTTACGAATGTGATTACAGCTATTGGGGAGATGTACCTTTTTAATAAGCATCACGATAATAGAGTTTGGGCTGCCTTGTTCTTGATG ATCATTTCAGCAATTTCTGGGGGGATTACCGATTTATCTTTCCATGCAATTGGCTATGCATGGCAGATTGCTAATTGTTTCTTAACAGCGTCATATTCG CTAACCCTACGTAGAGTCATGGATACGGCAAAGCAAGTcacaaaatctggaaatttgAATGAGTTCTCTATGGTCCTTCTAAACAATACCCTCTCTTTGCCCCTTGGAGTTATTCTTATATGTGTTTTCAATGAGGTGGACTACCTGATTAAAAC GCCTCTTTTAAGGTTACCAACCTTTTGGTTGGTGATGACATTTAGTGGGATTCTTGGGTTGGCTATAAGCTTTACTTCTATGTGGTTTCTTCATCAAACTGGGGCCACCACGTACAG CCTTGTAGGTTCATTGAATAAGATCCCATTGTCTATTGCTGGCATCTTCCTATTCAAAGTACCGACTAGTTTGGAAAACTCTGCAAGCATCCTCTTTG GTCTTTTGGCTGGAGTAATTTTTGCCAGAGCCAAAATTCGAGAGAGATCATAA
- the LOC115726501 gene encoding GDP-mannose transporter GONST1 isoform X2 — protein sequence MKPLENGESDLEGGRFGKDRERATRTGRTFKVHNQALLSGLAYCISSCSMILVNKFVLSSYDFNAGISLMLYQNLISVIIVSTLSIFGVISTEPLTVKLIKVWLPVNVIFVGMLITSMFSLKYINVAMVTVLKNVTNVITAIGEMYLFNKHHDNRVWAALFLMLTLRRVMDTAKQVTKSGNLNEFSMVLLNNTLSLPLGVILICVFNEVDYLIKTPLLRLPTFWLVMTFSGILGLAISFTSMWFLHQTGATTYSLVGSLNKIPLSIAGIFLFKVPTSLENSASILFGLLAGVIFARAKIRERS from the exons ATGAAACCTTTGGAAAATGGAGAATCTGATTTGGAAGGTGGAAGGTTTGGAAAAGACAGAGAAAGGGCGACGAGAACTGGAAGGACATTTAAAGTGCACAACCAGGCCTTGTTATCTGGGCTTGCATATTGCATATCATCCTGCAGCATGATCCTGGTCAACAAGTTTGTACTTTCCAGCTATGATTTCAATGCAGGCATATCCTTGATGCTATACCAG AATCTTATCTCAGTTATCATTGTGTCTACATTGAGCATTTTCGGTGTGATATCAACAGAACCGCTGACGGTCAAATTGATTAAGGTCTGGTTGCCTGTGAACGTCATATTTGTTGGAATGCTCATTACAAGCATGTTTAg CTTGAAGTACATTAATGTTGCCATGGTTACTGTCCTGAAGAATGTTACGAATGTGATTACAGCTATTGGGGAGATGTACCTTTTTAATAAGCATCACGATAATAGAGTTTGGGCTGCCTTGTTCTTGATG CTAACCCTACGTAGAGTCATGGATACGGCAAAGCAAGTcacaaaatctggaaatttgAATGAGTTCTCTATGGTCCTTCTAAACAATACCCTCTCTTTGCCCCTTGGAGTTATTCTTATATGTGTTTTCAATGAGGTGGACTACCTGATTAAAAC GCCTCTTTTAAGGTTACCAACCTTTTGGTTGGTGATGACATTTAGTGGGATTCTTGGGTTGGCTATAAGCTTTACTTCTATGTGGTTTCTTCATCAAACTGGGGCCACCACGTACAG CCTTGTAGGTTCATTGAATAAGATCCCATTGTCTATTGCTGGCATCTTCCTATTCAAAGTACCGACTAGTTTGGAAAACTCTGCAAGCATCCTCTTTG GTCTTTTGGCTGGAGTAATTTTTGCCAGAGCCAAAATTCGAGAGAGATCATAA
- the LOC115726500 gene encoding protein DA1-related 1-like isoform X2, with amino-acid sequence MERFSRTLEGRGHGGRYQQNIDADGFSESQQISADELTDYEREDIDYATALSLSEEDQKGGNFIGTSPNYDEYQSKYTQASNALLEIEKLRAKAQLVEDELLAIAVQNSLYVEDRSKNGNGNSLQLHPASSSGSRICAGCKSQIGLGDFLTCMGADWHQKCFCCHACGLAIAELEFSVSGEHPYHETCFRDHHYLRCEVCKNYLPINANGIEYAAHPFWMQIFCQAHERDGTPRCSSCERMEPRDTRYLSLDDGRKLCLECLESAIMDTDECQPLYLEIQGFYKSMNMKVDQQIPLLLVERQALNEAMEGGTNGHHHSSETRGLCLSEGRSVPTVMRRARIGAGNQFIDMITEPYKLVRSCDVTAILILYGLPRLLTGSILAHEMMHAWLRLEGYPNLSPEVEEGICQVLAHMWLNSEIESSSANDISSSSSPSSSSSSTSKKGKWSDLEIELGKFFKHQIRTDVSKAYGEGFRLGNEAMERHGLRKTLDHIRLTGTYPL; translated from the exons ATGGAGAGGTTCTCCCGGACACTTGAAGGTCGCGGCCATGGGGGACGATATCAGCAGAACATTGATGCTGACGGATTCTCGGAAAGTCAACAAATTTCTGCG GATGAGTTAACAGACTATGAGAGGGAGGATATAGATTATGCAACTGCCCTTTCACTTTCAGAAGAAGATCAGAAAGGAGGAAATTTCATTGGTACATCACCAAACT ATGATGAATATCAATCCAAATACACACAAGCTTCTAATGCCCTGCTGGAAATAGAAAAACTTCGTGCTAAAGCTCAGTTGGTGGAGGATGAACTACTGGCCATAGCTGTCCAAAACAGTTTATATGTAGAAGATCGATCTAAAAACGGCAATGGAAATTCACTTCAACTTCATCCAGCTTCATCTTCAGGCTCAAG AATCTGTGCAGGCTGCAAGAGTCAGATTGGTCTTGGAGATTTCCTGACTTGCATGGGTGCTGATTGGCATCAGAAATGCTTTTGCTGCCACGCATGTGGTCTTGCAATTGCTGAGCTTGAG TTTTCAGTGTCCGGGGAACACCCCTACCATGAAACATGCTTCAGAGACCACCATTATCTGAGATGTGAAGTTTGCAAGAATTAC CTGCCAATAAACGCAAACGGAATCGAGTACGCAGCTCATCCTTTCTGGATGCAAATTTTTTGCCAAGCACACGAGCGAGATGGGACTCCAAGATGTTCTAGCTGTGAGAGGATGGAA CCAAGAGACACGAGGTACTTGTCGCTTGATGATGGTCGAAAGCTATGTCTAGAGTGTCTAGAATCTGCGATTATGGATACCGATGAGTGTCAACCTCTTTATCTCGAAATACAAGGATTCTATAAAAGCATGAATATGAAAGTGGACCAACAGATTCCTCTACTCTTGGTTGAAAGACAAGCGCTGAACGAAGCTATGGAAGGAGGAACCAAT GGACATCATCACTCGTCTGAAACTCGAGGACTATGCTTATCCGAAGGACGGAGTGTTCCCACT GTTATGAGAAGGGCAAGAATTGGAGCAGGCAACCAATTTATTGATATGATAACTGAACCTTACAAGCTGGTTCGTTCATGCGACGTGACTGCAATCCTCATTTTGTATGGTCTCCCTAG GCTGTTGACAGGGTCAATCCTTGCTCATGAGATGATGCATGCTTGGCTTCGACTTGAAG GTTATCCTAACCTTAGTccagaggttgaagaaggcatTTGTCAAGTTCTGGCTCATATGTGGTTGAATTCTGAGATCGAATCAAGCTCTGCAAATGATATTTCGTCATCCtcatcgccatcatcatcatcttcatcaacatcaaagaagggaaaatggtCAGACTTGGAGATAGAACTTGGCAAGTTTTTTAAGCATCAAATAAGGACTGATGTTTCAAAGGCCTATGGAGAGGGATTTAGGTTAGGAAACGAGGCAATGGAGAGGCATGGCCTTAGGAAAACTCTTGATCACATTCGTCTAACGGGGACCTATCCACTGTGA
- the LOC115726500 gene encoding protein DA1-related 1-like isoform X1 gives MYVHNILTYRVTSLLIFDHFYECQHVWFGFTLSLIVIASQLLAFTLSACCYWLATFCFMERFSRTLEGRGHGGRYQQNIDADGFSESQQISADELTDYEREDIDYATALSLSEEDQKGGNFIDDEYQSKYTQASNALLEIEKLRAKAQLVEDELLAIAVQNSLYVEDRSKNGNGNSLQLHPASSSGSRICAGCKSQIGLGDFLTCMGADWHQKCFCCHACGLAIAELEFSVSGEHPYHETCFRDHHYLRCEVCKNYLPINANGIEYAAHPFWMQIFCQAHERDGTPRCSSCERMEPRDTRYLSLDDGRKLCLECLESAIMDTDECQPLYLEIQGFYKSMNMKVDQQIPLLLVERQALNEAMEGGTNGHHHSSETRGLCLSEGRSVPTVMRRARIGAGNQFIDMITEPYKLVRSCDVTAILILYGLPRLLTGSILAHEMMHAWLRLEGYPNLSPEVEEGICQVLAHMWLNSEIESSSANDISSSSSPSSSSSSTSKKGKWSDLEIELGKFFKHQIRTDVSKAYGEGFRLGNEAMERHGLRKTLDHIRLTGTYPL, from the exons ATGTACGTACATAACATACTGACATACAGGGTCACCAGCTTATTGATCTTTGATCATTTCTATGAATGTCAGCACGTTTGGTTTGGATTCACGCTGAGTTTAATAGTTATTGCATCTCAG CTGCTGGCCTTTACTTTAAGTGCCTGCTGTTATTGGCTAGCAACGTTTTGCTTCATGGAGAGGTTCTCCCGGACACTTGAAGGTCGCGGCCATGGGGGACGATATCAGCAGAACATTGATGCTGACGGATTCTCGGAAAGTCAACAAATTTCTGCG GATGAGTTAACAGACTATGAGAGGGAGGATATAGATTATGCAACTGCCCTTTCACTTTCAGAAGAAGATCAGAAAGGAGGAAATTTCATTG ATGATGAATATCAATCCAAATACACACAAGCTTCTAATGCCCTGCTGGAAATAGAAAAACTTCGTGCTAAAGCTCAGTTGGTGGAGGATGAACTACTGGCCATAGCTGTCCAAAACAGTTTATATGTAGAAGATCGATCTAAAAACGGCAATGGAAATTCACTTCAACTTCATCCAGCTTCATCTTCAGGCTCAAG AATCTGTGCAGGCTGCAAGAGTCAGATTGGTCTTGGAGATTTCCTGACTTGCATGGGTGCTGATTGGCATCAGAAATGCTTTTGCTGCCACGCATGTGGTCTTGCAATTGCTGAGCTTGAG TTTTCAGTGTCCGGGGAACACCCCTACCATGAAACATGCTTCAGAGACCACCATTATCTGAGATGTGAAGTTTGCAAGAATTAC CTGCCAATAAACGCAAACGGAATCGAGTACGCAGCTCATCCTTTCTGGATGCAAATTTTTTGCCAAGCACACGAGCGAGATGGGACTCCAAGATGTTCTAGCTGTGAGAGGATGGAA CCAAGAGACACGAGGTACTTGTCGCTTGATGATGGTCGAAAGCTATGTCTAGAGTGTCTAGAATCTGCGATTATGGATACCGATGAGTGTCAACCTCTTTATCTCGAAATACAAGGATTCTATAAAAGCATGAATATGAAAGTGGACCAACAGATTCCTCTACTCTTGGTTGAAAGACAAGCGCTGAACGAAGCTATGGAAGGAGGAACCAAT GGACATCATCACTCGTCTGAAACTCGAGGACTATGCTTATCCGAAGGACGGAGTGTTCCCACT GTTATGAGAAGGGCAAGAATTGGAGCAGGCAACCAATTTATTGATATGATAACTGAACCTTACAAGCTGGTTCGTTCATGCGACGTGACTGCAATCCTCATTTTGTATGGTCTCCCTAG GCTGTTGACAGGGTCAATCCTTGCTCATGAGATGATGCATGCTTGGCTTCGACTTGAAG GTTATCCTAACCTTAGTccagaggttgaagaaggcatTTGTCAAGTTCTGGCTCATATGTGGTTGAATTCTGAGATCGAATCAAGCTCTGCAAATGATATTTCGTCATCCtcatcgccatcatcatcatcttcatcaacatcaaagaagggaaaatggtCAGACTTGGAGATAGAACTTGGCAAGTTTTTTAAGCATCAAATAAGGACTGATGTTTCAAAGGCCTATGGAGAGGGATTTAGGTTAGGAAACGAGGCAATGGAGAGGCATGGCCTTAGGAAAACTCTTGATCACATTCGTCTAACGGGGACCTATCCACTGTGA